From Cellulomonas chengniuliangii, the proteins below share one genomic window:
- a CDS encoding GntR family transcriptional regulator produces the protein MDATPARASRSDAVYAALRDELMSGRVSPWERLGEERLAERYAVSRTPVREALARLLADGLVEKRSGGLYLYTPTFEDLAALYELRVLLEVQGIRRVVDDPTLTHDRALLEPELEAWHGLRDERPAPTPDFVTVDERFHTVLLASSGNRALSGALTQVNQKIRAVRMYDYVTADRMSATVDEHVEIVELVLAGRLRSALDALTEHVGASKDVVVERAAHALAIATRSHIDGRSPFPAADAPELSTADGRSPR, from the coding sequence GTGGATGCGACGCCCGCGCGGGCCTCCCGCAGCGATGCGGTGTACGCCGCGCTGCGCGACGAGCTGATGAGCGGCCGGGTGTCTCCCTGGGAGCGGCTCGGCGAGGAGCGGCTGGCCGAGCGGTACGCCGTGTCGCGGACCCCGGTGCGCGAGGCGCTGGCCCGGCTCCTCGCGGACGGCCTGGTGGAGAAGCGGTCCGGGGGGCTGTACCTCTACACGCCGACCTTCGAGGACCTCGCGGCGCTGTACGAGCTGCGGGTGCTGCTCGAGGTGCAGGGCATCCGCCGCGTGGTGGACGACCCGACCCTCACGCACGACCGCGCGCTCCTCGAGCCCGAGCTGGAGGCGTGGCACGGGCTGCGGGACGAGCGGCCAGCGCCGACCCCCGACTTCGTGACCGTCGACGAGCGCTTCCACACCGTGCTGCTCGCGTCCTCCGGCAACCGCGCGTTGTCGGGAGCGCTCACCCAGGTGAACCAGAAGATCCGGGCCGTGCGGATGTACGACTACGTCACCGCCGACCGGATGAGCGCGACCGTCGACGAGCACGTCGAGATCGTCGAGCTGGTGCTCGCGGGCCGGCTGCGCAGCGCCCTCGACGCCCTCACCGAGCACGTCGGCGCGTCCAAGGACGTGGTGGTCGAGCGCGCCGCCCATGCGCTCGCGATCGCCACCCGCAGCCACATCGACGGCCGGAGCCCTTTCCCCGCCGCCGACGCCCCCGAACTGAGCACTGCCGACGGACGGAGCCCCCGATGA
- a CDS encoding ABC transporter substrate-binding protein has protein sequence MKRSPRPLASVATAALLVAALAACGSAEAETTAADGSTLVKVGTLKGQPHLFHPHLYADRATDDITFEVVQFDTSPDIKNAVVSGNIDFGVTGVPSALSGAAAGQDVVVVAGAADGGSGIVGNADITSVKDLVGRTVGFPQGSSQEILLRLTLEANGIDIDDLTLVNLSFSDMASALASGKIDAFSSAELGPSIALQAGARQVVSPYDTPVGKVNIGLVTTQRLIDEDPQLVQSVVKTHVRATAYMVSNPDEWAAGVVEKYGLDAAVVETAIANIWPRWDLDDEYLAQVDALTEQMHALGYIESKPAAADVVDRTFVAAAKSS, from the coding sequence ATGAAGCGCTCTCCCCGTCCCCTCGCCTCCGTCGCGACAGCGGCACTGCTCGTCGCGGCCCTCGCCGCCTGCGGCTCGGCTGAGGCCGAGACCACCGCGGCCGACGGCTCGACCCTCGTGAAGGTCGGCACCCTCAAGGGGCAGCCGCACCTGTTCCACCCGCACCTGTACGCCGACCGGGCCACGGACGACATCACCTTCGAGGTCGTCCAGTTCGACACCTCGCCCGACATCAAGAACGCGGTGGTCAGCGGCAACATCGACTTCGGCGTCACCGGTGTGCCGTCGGCGCTCTCGGGGGCCGCGGCCGGGCAGGACGTCGTGGTGGTGGCCGGCGCGGCCGACGGCGGCTCAGGCATCGTGGGCAACGCCGACATCACCTCGGTGAAGGACCTGGTGGGCCGCACCGTCGGGTTCCCGCAGGGCTCGTCGCAGGAGATCCTGCTGCGGCTCACGCTGGAGGCCAACGGCATCGACATCGACGACCTCACGCTGGTGAACCTGTCGTTCTCCGACATGGCGAGCGCGCTGGCCAGCGGCAAGATCGACGCCTTCTCGAGTGCCGAGCTCGGCCCGTCGATCGCGCTGCAGGCAGGCGCCCGCCAGGTCGTCTCCCCGTACGACACGCCTGTCGGCAAGGTCAACATCGGACTGGTGACGACCCAGCGGCTGATCGACGAGGACCCCCAGCTGGTGCAGTCGGTGGTCAAGACCCACGTGCGCGCCACGGCCTACATGGTCTCCAACCCTGACGAGTGGGCCGCCGGCGTCGTCGAGAAGTACGGCCTGGACGCGGCGGTCGTGGAGACGGCCATCGCCAACATCTGGCCGCGGTGGGACCTCGACGACGAGTACCTGGCCCAGGTCGACGCGCTCACCGAGCAGATGCACGCCCTCGGGTACATCGAGTCCAAGCCCGCCGCAGCGGACGTGGTCGACCGCACGTTCGTCGCAGCGGCGAAGTCCTCCTGA
- the atzF gene encoding allophanate hydrolase, with protein MTSAQTRGTTPSTTAPTERVREAYRRDAAAGRPEVWLTLRPEADVLADAATVESRLAAGEDLPLAGLVLAVKDNVDVAGLPTTAGHPDFAYTPERTATAVQRLIDAGVVVMGKTALDQFATGLTGARSLAGAVRSAADPERVSGGSSSGSGAAVGLGIADLAIATDTAGSGRVPAAFNGVIGVKPTYGLVPKDGVVPACPSYDCVTVLAPSLGLATQAIRTMTGPSALDPASRDWPSDARLGAPAAPRVAVPRDEDLDTLGPQAREHFAAAAQRLEARGAVVATIDLTPFVHAARLLYDGALVAERHASFGEFLAAHPEHAEPSVAAIASVAAQVTGSAVVRDQELLRSLRAEAMAAFEGFDALLTPTAPSHPTVAAVLADPIAVNSGLGVYTNFVNLLGLAAVAVPAGESASEGLFGVTVVTRAFEDQVGLDLAGWLLDEEPGQPYPTTGVPTVVFGAHLRGEARNHELEELGARFVREVVTAPDYRMHVTDDGGRPIVVPAAAGAGQSFPGEEWLLSEAALGRLVTRVAAPLALGHVTLADGSSVVGFAGAVIGHEGDISAAGGWRAHRRGLDALLVH; from the coding sequence ATGACCTCTGCACAGACCCGCGGGACCACCCCGTCCACGACCGCCCCCACCGAGCGGGTGCGCGAGGCGTACCGCCGCGACGCGGCCGCCGGGCGCCCCGAGGTGTGGCTGACCCTGCGGCCCGAGGCCGACGTGCTGGCGGACGCCGCCACGGTCGAGTCGCGTCTGGCCGCAGGAGAGGACCTGCCGCTCGCGGGCCTGGTCCTGGCGGTCAAGGACAACGTCGACGTGGCCGGCCTGCCCACCACGGCGGGGCACCCGGACTTCGCCTACACCCCGGAGCGCACCGCCACCGCGGTGCAGCGCTTGATCGACGCGGGCGTGGTGGTGATGGGCAAGACGGCCCTGGACCAGTTCGCCACCGGCCTCACGGGCGCCCGGAGCCTTGCCGGGGCGGTGCGCTCGGCGGCGGACCCCGAGCGCGTCAGCGGCGGGTCCAGCTCCGGATCAGGCGCCGCAGTGGGCCTGGGCATCGCCGACCTGGCGATCGCCACGGACACCGCGGGGTCCGGACGCGTGCCCGCCGCCTTCAACGGCGTCATCGGCGTCAAGCCCACCTACGGCCTCGTGCCCAAGGACGGCGTGGTGCCGGCCTGCCCCTCGTACGACTGCGTGACGGTGCTCGCGCCGAGCCTCGGGCTGGCCACTCAGGCGATCCGGACGATGACGGGCCCGTCCGCGCTCGACCCCGCCTCGCGCGACTGGCCGTCGGACGCCCGGCTGGGCGCGCCCGCCGCCCCGCGGGTGGCCGTCCCCCGCGACGAGGACCTGGACACGCTCGGCCCTCAGGCCCGGGAGCACTTCGCCGCCGCCGCCCAGCGGCTCGAGGCGCGTGGGGCCGTGGTCGCCACGATCGACCTGACGCCGTTCGTGCACGCGGCCCGCCTGCTCTACGACGGCGCCCTCGTCGCCGAGAGGCACGCGTCCTTCGGGGAGTTCCTCGCCGCCCACCCCGAGCACGCCGAGCCGTCCGTCGCCGCGATCGCCTCCGTCGCCGCCCAGGTCACCGGGTCCGCGGTGGTCCGCGACCAGGAGTTGCTGCGCTCGCTGCGGGCCGAGGCGATGGCCGCGTTCGAGGGCTTCGACGCCCTGCTGACGCCCACCGCTCCCAGCCACCCCACGGTCGCGGCGGTGCTGGCCGATCCGATCGCCGTCAACTCGGGGCTCGGCGTCTACACCAACTTCGTCAACCTGCTCGGCCTGGCCGCGGTGGCCGTGCCCGCGGGGGAGTCGGCATCCGAAGGGCTGTTCGGCGTGACGGTGGTGACCCGCGCCTTCGAGGACCAGGTGGGCCTGGACCTGGCCGGGTGGCTCCTCGACGAGGAGCCCGGGCAGCCGTACCCGACCACGGGCGTCCCCACGGTCGTGTTCGGGGCGCACCTGCGCGGCGAGGCCCGCAACCACGAGCTGGAGGAGCTCGGCGCGCGGTTCGTCCGTGAGGTCGTCACCGCCCCGGACTACCGCATGCACGTGACGGATGACGGCGGCCGACCCATCGTGGTCCCCGCCGCGGCCGGCGCCGGCCAGTCCTTCCCCGGCGAGGAGTGGCTCCTTTCGGAAGCAGCGCTCGGCCGGCTCGTCACGAGGGTCGCCGCGCCGCTGGCCCTCGGGCACGTGACCCTCGCCGACGGCTCCTCGGTGGTCGGCTTCGCGGGCGCCGTCATCGGCCACGAGGGCGACATCAGCGCCGCCGGCGGGTGGCGCGCCCACCGTCGAGGGCTCGACGCCCTGCTCGTCCACTGA